In Trichoderma asperellum chromosome 1, complete sequence, a single window of DNA contains:
- a CDS encoding uncharacterized protein (MEROPS:MER0000944~SECRETED:SignalP(1-21)): MVYSIRATAAAVVLLARCSSASILEFPVTFRNTYACVDILVGTPPQNHILVFDTGSATSWIADKTCANGGCDNFSGYPWKGYDANSSVTSKDLGIYDSIDYLGGGTGGEAYSDKFSKDGLTWTQTFISANQTSMGFIAGEGFLGLAFSSIAEQATKTVMETLMQDGLVDNPRFGLYYGTEFNDTHGHPGKGLLTLGGSHESKYVDGDITWVPGKKDNGVYELWRSNLKTFYGQRKDNNGNPQTNGSLQYELGAANGVFDTGAGLIYVPDDTIDTIYDSIGWNYTALLHGDYIPSCTDFNSTWSVTFTFESDKGSDFTNITLTGDQLRIPGFAYQPDACNPPFSTSGSPYLFLLGQLYLRNFYSIFDFGGKKAEDFNVLIGFGNLKKEWRMI, from the exons ATGGTTTACAGTATTCGTGcaactgccgctgctgtaGTGCTGCTTGCAAGATGCAGCTCTGCATCAATTCTTGAATTTCCAGTTACGTTTCGCAATACCTAT GCTTGCGTGGATATTCTCGTTGGCACGCCACCCCAGAATCACATTCTTGTCTTTGACACAGGTAGTGCCACTTCTTGGATAGCGGACAAAACATGTGCCAACGGAGGATGTGACAACTTTAGCGG CTATCCCTGGAAGGGATATGATGCAAATAGCTCCGTGACCTCGAAAGACCTGGGTATCTACGACTCGATCGATTATCTTGGTGGTGGAACGGGCGGAGAGGCTTACAGCGATAAGTTCTCCAAAGATGGTTTAACTTGGACGCAGACTTTCATCTCTGCTAACCAGACCTCGATGGGTTTTATAGCAGGAGAGGGATTCTTGGGGTTGGCTTTCTCATCAATTGCTGAGCAAGCCACAAAAACAGTAATGGAGACTTTGATGCAGGATGGCCTCGTAGACAACCCCAGGTTCGGTCTCTATTACGGTACGGAGTTTAATGATACTCATGGTCACCCTGGCAAGGGTTTACTTACTCTCGGGGGCTCTCATGAGAGCAAATACGTGGATGGCGACATCACCTGGGTTCCCGGAAAGAAAGACAACGGAGTATACGAGCTCTGGCGGTCAAACCTGAAGACATTTTACGGACAGCGCAAGGATAACAACGGCAATCCCCAAACCAACGGATCTCTCCAGTATGAGCTCGGCGCGGCGAATGGCGTGTTTGACACTGGAGCTGGACTCATCTACGTGCCAGATGACACCATTGACACCATTTATGATTCTATCGGATGGAACTATACGGCTCTTTTACACGGCGACTATATCCCATCCTGCACCGATTTCAACTCAACGTGGTCAGTCACGTTCACGTTTGAGAGCGACAAGGGTTCTGATTTCACTAACATTACCCTGACTGGTGACCAACTCCGAATTCCAGGCTTCGCCTACCAACCAGATGCGTGCAATCCACCCTTTTCCACCAGCGGCAGCCCCTATCTGTTCCTCCTCGGCCAACTCTATTTGCGCAATTTCTATTCTATCTTTGACTTTGGAGGGAAAAAAGCAGAGGACTTTAACGTCCTGATTGGTTTCGGTAACCTGAAGAAAGAATGGAGGATGATATAA